One Myxococcus stipitatus DNA segment encodes these proteins:
- a CDS encoding nitrilase-related carbon-nitrogen hydrolase — protein MSGHADAGAGRLSTLMPWLALGVGAALVLLLNTEWAVLPGWLMGAVFLYFSRRQRPAVGFVGLLVVNTVAAGVANLGVFPGSAASAFGMALGGAVVVAGLYLADRLVVRPRGSFAGTLFLPAATAGLELFSSMGNPFGTWGVLAYTQAKVSVLVQWVSVTGLWGLTFVLVWFATVANWAFEHRDTGRRVLPGVAVYAAVLVAILGFGALRLAGAGRVGESVRVAGITVAGDVATGREAGLSRLMKGEAFADEDWRAFAEASRAVNEELLRLSEQEAAKGAKLLLWSEGNAVVLAPELEALIARGSTLARERGVWLGMSVASMAPEAERMLRNELILVGPDGAVAWRYVKARPVPGWEAEHSIPGSAEPAVSQAPGVGVLGGAICFDGDFPAVFASTAERGLELLLLPSSDWKGISPLHTRQAVFRAVEQGFSMVRQVNQGLSVAVDGYGRVYGELDHFTAEERVMRAELPVGRVPTLYARIGDSVGLLSGLVALGWVLQPSIRGLVARRRSAVRASRMDVQGRLNSL, from the coding sequence ATGAGCGGTCATGCGGACGCGGGAGCGGGGCGTCTGTCCACGCTCATGCCGTGGCTCGCCCTGGGTGTCGGGGCTGCGCTGGTGCTGTTGCTGAACACGGAGTGGGCGGTGCTGCCCGGCTGGCTGATGGGCGCTGTGTTCCTCTACTTCTCCCGGCGGCAGCGGCCCGCGGTGGGCTTCGTGGGGCTCCTGGTGGTCAACACCGTCGCCGCGGGCGTGGCGAACCTGGGGGTGTTCCCGGGCTCCGCCGCGAGCGCCTTCGGCATGGCCCTGGGGGGCGCGGTGGTCGTCGCGGGGCTGTACCTGGCGGACCGGCTCGTCGTGAGGCCGCGCGGCTCCTTCGCGGGGACGCTCTTCCTGCCGGCGGCGACGGCGGGCCTGGAGCTCTTCAGCAGCATGGGCAACCCGTTCGGCACCTGGGGCGTGCTGGCCTACACCCAGGCAAAGGTGTCGGTGCTGGTGCAGTGGGTGTCGGTGACGGGGTTGTGGGGCCTGACGTTCGTCCTGGTGTGGTTCGCCACCGTGGCCAACTGGGCGTTCGAGCACCGGGACACAGGGCGCCGCGTCCTGCCCGGAGTGGCGGTGTACGCGGCGGTCCTGGTGGCCATCCTCGGCTTCGGAGCGCTGCGGCTCGCGGGGGCGGGGAGGGTGGGCGAGTCCGTCCGCGTGGCCGGCATCACGGTGGCGGGGGATGTGGCCACGGGCCGCGAGGCGGGGCTGTCCCGGCTGATGAAGGGCGAGGCCTTCGCCGATGAGGACTGGCGCGCCTTCGCCGAGGCCTCGCGCGCGGTGAACGAGGAGCTGCTGCGCCTGTCGGAGCAGGAGGCCGCGAAGGGGGCGAAGCTCCTCCTCTGGTCCGAGGGCAACGCGGTGGTGCTGGCCCCGGAGCTGGAGGCGCTCATCGCGCGGGGGAGCACGCTGGCGCGCGAGCGGGGCGTGTGGCTGGGCATGTCGGTGGCGAGCATGGCGCCCGAGGCGGAGCGGATGCTGCGCAACGAGCTCATCCTGGTGGGACCGGATGGCGCGGTGGCCTGGCGCTACGTCAAGGCCCGGCCGGTGCCGGGCTGGGAGGCGGAGCACTCCATTCCGGGCAGCGCGGAGCCGGCGGTGAGCCAGGCCCCCGGCGTGGGAGTCCTGGGGGGCGCCATCTGCTTCGACGGAGACTTCCCTGCGGTGTTCGCCAGCACCGCGGAGCGAGGGCTCGAACTGCTCCTGCTGCCGTCGAGCGACTGGAAGGGCATCAGCCCGCTGCACACGCGGCAGGCCGTGTTCCGCGCGGTGGAGCAGGGCTTCAGCATGGTGCGGCAGGTGAACCAGGGGCTGTCCGTGGCGGTGGACGGCTACGGGCGCGTGTATGGCGAACTGGACCATTTCACGGCGGAGGAGCGCGTGATGCGCGCGGAGCTGCCGGTGGGCCGGGTGCCCACGCTCTATGCGCGCATCGGAGACTCGGTGGGACTGCTCTCCGGGCTGGTCGCATTGGGATGGGTGCTCCAGCCCTCCATTCGCGGGCTCGTCGCGCGGCGGCGAAGCGCGGTCAGGGCCAGCCGCATGGATGTCCAGGGGCGGTTGAACTCTCTTTGA
- a CDS encoding double-CXXCG motif protein: MRYYLLRLITDLAATTVRWSATGRRRWGLPGTECPECGGGGGGVGLDYPSADLSSLPEEREYRRARLAPWDEYVRLRDLCSPFLPPGAVVEPGMGMGPLVGRVRGRPPQVAMDGVWHLYAQPEGVERLVTAGLRGIKPEPTALNVSRDVPPLLELELLVAGDYALKYRPEPLGEPCPICGIQQTTEAPYLWELDEASLPEADVFRFFHHPGCIIASERFVEVLRGMGDTGIRATEIVPPAAREAGAL, translated from the coding sequence ATGCGCTACTACCTGCTCAGGCTCATCACCGACTTGGCCGCCACCACGGTTCGGTGGTCCGCCACCGGGCGGCGGAGGTGGGGGCTGCCGGGGACGGAGTGCCCCGAGTGCGGGGGCGGGGGAGGGGGCGTGGGCCTCGACTACCCGAGCGCCGACCTGTCCTCGCTGCCGGAGGAGCGGGAGTATCGGAGGGCACGATTGGCTCCTTGGGACGAGTACGTCCGACTCCGCGACCTCTGCTCGCCGTTCCTCCCGCCGGGGGCCGTGGTGGAGCCAGGGATGGGGATGGGGCCATTGGTGGGCCGCGTGAGAGGCCGTCCCCCACAGGTTGCGATGGATGGGGTGTGGCACCTCTACGCCCAGCCCGAGGGCGTGGAACGGCTCGTCACCGCCGGGCTGAGGGGCATCAAGCCCGAACCGACCGCCTTGAATGTCTCGCGTGATGTGCCCCCGCTCTTGGAGCTCGAACTGCTGGTGGCTGGCGACTACGCGCTCAAGTACCGCCCCGAGCCGCTGGGAGAGCCGTGCCCCATTTGCGGGATACAGCAGACCACTGAAGCGCCGTACCTCTGGGAACTCGATGAGGCATCCCTGCCGGAGGCAGACGTCTTTCGCTTCTTTCACCATCCTGGGTGCATCATCGCGAGCGAGCGCTTCGTGGAGGTACTCCGCGGCATGGGGGACACTGGCATCCGGGCGACGGAGATTGTTCCTCCTGCCGCACGCGAGGCAGGGGCGCTGTAG
- a CDS encoding PhzF family phenazine biosynthesis protein — MRLPIFQVDAFTDRVFGGNPAAVCPLKAWLPDTVMQRIAMENAVAETAFFVPRGRDYEIRWFTPEIEMDLCGHATLAAAHVIARHLDRSVESIRFHSNSGELLVRIDAESITLDFPSRKPEPARAPPLILEAFHSKPVEVLKARDYVLVFEDEATIRSLAPDRNLLDRINLDPGGVVATARGRDVDFVSRYFTPQASIFEDPVTGSAHCSLVPYWAEKLGKESMVAMQLSPRTGTLYCQQRNDRVLLSGKAVTYLEGHLTLHPDD; from the coding sequence ATGCGACTGCCGATATTCCAGGTCGATGCCTTCACCGACCGGGTGTTTGGCGGCAACCCAGCCGCGGTCTGCCCGTTGAAGGCATGGCTGCCCGACACCGTGATGCAGCGGATCGCGATGGAGAACGCGGTCGCCGAAACCGCCTTCTTCGTCCCCCGGGGGCGGGATTACGAGATCCGCTGGTTCACGCCCGAGATCGAGATGGACTTGTGCGGGCACGCCACGCTGGCCGCCGCGCATGTGATCGCGCGGCATCTCGACCGGTCCGTCGAGTCGATCCGGTTCCACTCGAACAGCGGCGAGTTGTTGGTCCGCATCGACGCGGAGTCCATCACCCTGGATTTTCCGTCGCGCAAGCCGGAGCCCGCGCGGGCGCCGCCGCTCATCCTGGAGGCCTTCCATTCCAAACCGGTCGAGGTCCTGAAGGCCCGGGACTACGTCCTGGTGTTCGAGGACGAAGCCACCATCAGGAGCCTCGCTCCCGACCGGAACCTGCTCGACCGCATCAACCTCGACCCGGGTGGCGTCGTTGCGACCGCCAGGGGGCGCGACGTCGATTTCGTATCGCGATATTTCACGCCCCAGGCGAGCATCTTCGAAGACCCCGTCACGGGCTCCGCGCATTGTTCGCTGGTGCCCTACTGGGCCGAGAAGCTGGGCAAGGAGTCGATGGTCGCGATGCAGCTGTCGCCGCGAACCGGCACGCTGTACTGCCAGCAGCGGAACGACCGGGTGCTGCTGTCGGGCAAGGCCGTGACGTATCTCGAAGGGCACCTGACGCTCCACCCCGACGACTGA
- a CDS encoding PadR family transcriptional regulator: protein MARESTCRFAILGMLCRRPMSGYDLRSAIEQSVGHFWQESYGNLYPTLARMAEERLVELDPEECSSGERVRKVYRVTAAGRTALAEWLRRPVLPHVERNELLLKLFFGAQVGPEDSLAQVERSRAEAEALLAALRLIDEEVRPARKDDPEFAYQHLSIRAGLIGLEAHLRWCDEAREALERLKPTTGSAKKKGGAR from the coding sequence ATGGCGCGGGAGAGCACCTGTCGGTTCGCCATCCTGGGGATGCTGTGCCGGAGGCCGATGAGTGGGTACGACCTGCGAAGCGCCATCGAGCAGTCGGTGGGGCACTTCTGGCAGGAGAGCTACGGCAACCTGTACCCGACTCTGGCGCGGATGGCGGAGGAGCGGCTGGTGGAGCTCGACCCGGAGGAGTGCTCGTCGGGCGAACGGGTCCGGAAGGTGTACCGCGTGACAGCAGCGGGGCGGACGGCGCTCGCGGAATGGCTGAGGCGGCCGGTGCTCCCCCACGTCGAGCGCAACGAGCTGTTGCTCAAGCTCTTCTTCGGGGCCCAGGTGGGACCCGAGGACTCCCTGGCGCAGGTGGAGCGCAGCCGCGCCGAGGCGGAAGCGCTGCTGGCGGCGCTGCGCCTCATCGACGAGGAGGTCCGCCCTGCCCGGAAAGACGACCCGGAGTTCGCCTACCAGCACCTGTCGATTCGCGCGGGACTGATCGGGCTGGAGGCGCACCTGCGCTGGTGTGACGAGGCGCGCGAGGCGCTCGAGCGGCTGAAGCCGACGACGGGTTCGGCGAAGAAGAAGGGGGGAGCGCGATGA
- a CDS encoding YceI family protein, protein MVLLALTAQAAEPRVYHLVANESSVRLHIGKSGMLKTFGHEHEVVAPAFSGQVTLDEADLARSHVSATFESRELRVLPDNEPAKDVPKVQETMLGPQVLDSGRYPDIRFTSTRCEARQTGPGTYEVQLDGQLELHGTVRPVSLPLHVELSQDRLVARGGTTIRQTDYGITPVSAGGGSVKVKNEVPIQFMFVGRTGSR, encoded by the coding sequence GTGGTGCTCCTGGCACTGACGGCCCAGGCAGCCGAGCCACGCGTCTATCACCTGGTCGCAAACGAGAGCTCCGTCCGGCTCCATATCGGCAAGAGCGGCATGCTCAAGACCTTCGGGCACGAGCACGAGGTGGTCGCCCCGGCCTTCTCCGGGCAGGTCACCCTGGACGAGGCAGACCTGGCGCGAAGCCATGTCTCCGCGACCTTCGAGAGCCGCGAACTCCGGGTCCTACCGGACAATGAGCCCGCCAAGGACGTCCCGAAGGTGCAGGAGACGATGCTGGGGCCCCAGGTGCTCGACTCCGGACGCTATCCCGACATCCGCTTCACCTCGACGCGGTGCGAGGCCAGACAGACGGGGCCGGGCACCTATGAAGTCCAGCTCGATGGGCAGTTGGAGCTGCACGGGACCGTGAGGCCCGTGAGCCTCCCGCTGCATGTCGAGCTCTCGCAGGACCGCCTGGTCGCCCGAGGGGGCACCACGATTCGGCAGACGGACTACGGCATCACCCCGGTGAGCGCGGGAGGCGGGAGCGTCAAGGTGAAGAACGAGGTCCCGATTCAGTTCATGTTCGTGGGGCGCACCGGGTCCCGGTGA